Proteins encoded by one window of Kwoniella dejecticola CBS 10117 chromosome 9, complete sequence:
- a CDS encoding transketolase — protein MSPIATQQVNSSHGTELSKNPHVLAKASSPDTEKLVINTIRCLGADLCQQYKGGHPGTVMGAAAIATALWKYSMRYNPANPDWVNRDRFVLSAGHACLLQYILLHLSGYSTWTLDQIKKYHAPTMDGIAAGHPEIEFPGVELTTGLLGQGIANAVGLAIANKNMAATYNKDGFPVIDNKVWCFTGDGCLQEGIGQEAISMAGHWGLDNLILVYDNNSVTVDGSIDICFTDDTSAKLKSMGWHVLEVDDGSNDLAAIVEAFDKAKTFTGKPTFINIKTVIGIGSANQGSGKVHGAALGEDDVKNVKSALGFNPEEKFVVPQSVYDYFSETKSRGQKDENEWNQLVAKYQEAYPKESAELHRRLKGELIEGWEGKLPPKESLPKDPKATRQSSGIFLKSIIPEDNSFLVGSADLCESTFVNWDNMVEFQNPKSGYGDYSGRQVRYGIREHAMVAAANGVAAWHKGAFVPIMSSYFIFWLYAAPSLRMAALMKLRFIAIATHDSIGVGEDGPTHQPIAFPTFLRALPNLNYVRPADAEEVAGAWILALKDEDHPSFFSLTRQPVPLLEGTDRNKVQYGAYIVHGDANEIPDLTLIATGSEVGRAIDTAKLLKDYKVRVVSMPHMGRFDKQSVEYRRSTIPSGKSLVVAIEPYCSFGWAKYAHAGAHMTGFGHSAPYSVLFEHFGFGPKNLASKISAWAETRKTSQGWDLPGVGEFEELLLNQNPAH, from the exons ATGTCCCCAATAGCTACGCAACAAGTCAATTCCTCACACGGAACCGAACTCAGCAAAAACCCTCATGTACTAGCTaaggcttcttcacctgaCACGGAGAAGCTGGTCATCAATACCATAAGATGTCTAGGTGCCGACCTTTGTCAACAG TACAAGGGGGGACATCCTGGTACGGTGATGGGTGCCGCGGCGATCGCTACTGCCTTATGGAAATACAGCATGAGGTATAACCCCGCAAACCCCGACTGGGTCAATCGTGATC GATTCGTCCTTTCCGCCGGTCATGCCTGTCTGCTCCAAtacatcctccttcacctttccGGATACTCCACATGGACCCTTGACCAAATCAAGAAATATCATGCACCCACTATGGACGGTATCGCAGCTGGGCACCCTGAAATCGAGTTCCCGGGTGTCGAACTGACTACCGGACTCTTGGGTCAAGGTATCGCAAACGCCGTTGGTCTGGCCATCGCCAACAAGAACATGGCTGCTACCTACAACAAAGATGGATTCCCGGTGATAGATAACAAGGTCTGGTGTTTCACCGGTGATGGTTGTCTGCAGGAAGGTATAGGAcaggaag CCATCTCGATGGCCGGTCACTGGGGATTGGACAACCTGATCCTGGTGTACGATAACAATTCAGTTACCGTCGATGGATCCATCGACATTTGCTTCACCGATGACACCTCGGCAAAACTCAAGAGCATGGGATGGCATGTTTTGGAAGTCGACGACGGATCCAACGATCTAGCAGCTATCGTTGAAGCCTTCGACAAAGCCAAAACCTTCACCGGCAAACCAActttcatcaacatcaagaccGTCATCGGTATCGGTTCAGCCAATCAAGGTAGTGGAAAAGTCCATGGAGCGGCCTtgggcgaagacgatgtcaaGAATGTCAAGTCGGCTCTCGGCTTCAACCCGGAAGAAAAGTTCGTTGTCCCTCAATCAGTATACGACTATTTCAGCGAGACCAAATCGAGAGGCCaaaaggacgagaatgaaTGGAATCAGCTCGTCGCCAAATATCAAGAGGCATATCCCAAGGAGAGTGCGGAGCTTCATCGAAGGTTGAAAGGCGAATTGATCGAAGGGTGGGAAGGAAAACTACCTCCCAAAGAATCGCTGCCTAAAGACCCTAAAGCTACTCGACAATCCAGTGGAATTttcctcaaatcgatcaTACCAGAGGACAATTCATTCTTAGTCGGAAGTGCGGATTTATGTGAATCCACTTTTGTCAACTGGGACAACATGGTCGAATTCCAAAATCCCAAATCGGGCTATGGGGATTATTCCGGCCGTCAAGTGAGATACGGTATCAGAGAACATGCGATGGTCGCTGCGGCCAATGGTGTTGCCGCTTGGCACAAGGGAGCTTTCGTGCC GATCATGTCCAGTTATTTCATCTTCTGGCTTTACGCCGCCCCTTCTTTGCGAATGGCCGCATTGATGAAGCTCCGATTCATCGCTATCGCCACCCACGACTCCATTGGTGTTGGGGAAGACGGGCCTACACATCAACCCATCGCATTCCCCACCTTCCTTCGAGCACTCCCCAACTTAAACTACGTCCGACCGGCCGACGCTGAGGAAGTTGCTGGCGCTTGGATTTTGGCtttgaaggatgaagatcatcccagtttcttctccctcactCGACAGCCAGTCCCTCTTCTCGAAGGTACCGATCGTAACAAGGTACAATACGGTGCCTATATCGTTCACGGTGATGCCAATGAGATTCCAGACTTGACGCTGATCGCTACTGGATCGGAAGTCGGCCGAGCCATCGACACTGCCAAACTACTGAAAGACTACAAAGTCAGAGTTGTATCAATGCCTCACATGGGAAGATTTGACAAGCAGTCCGTCGAATACCGAAGGTCAACCATCCCTTCCGGCAAATCCCTGGTGGTTGCTATCGAGCCATACTGCTCTTTCGGCTGGGCCAAATACGCTCACGCAGGTGCACACATGACTGGCTTTGGCCATTCCGCTCCTTACAGCGTGTTATTCGAGCACTTCGGATTCGGTCCTAAAAATCTAGCCAGCAAGATCTCTGCTTGGGCTGAAACACGAAAAACAAGTCAAGGCTGGGATCTTCCTGGTGTAGGTGAATTCGAGGAGCTTCTCCTTAACCAAAATCCCGCTCATTAG